In one Komagataeibacter sp. FNDCR2 genomic region, the following are encoded:
- a CDS encoding NADP-dependent isocitrate dehydrogenase produces the protein MAKIKVKNPVVEMDGDEMTRIIWHFIRERLIVPYLDIDLKYYDLGIRHRDETDDRVTVDAAEAVRRYGVGVKCATITPDEARVKEFGLKKMWRSPNGTIRNILDGTIFREPIICANVPRLVPHWTQPIVIGRHAYGDIYRAAETRIPGPGKVTLRYTPADGGAEQVLDVHDFKGPGVALGMHNTRASIEGFARASLSYGRDRRLPVYLSTKNTILKAYDGMFKDVFQEVYEREFKADFEKLGLTYEHRLIDDMVACALKWKGGYVWACKNYDGDVESDIVAQGFGSLGLMTSVLLNPTGDVVEAEAAHGTVTRHFREYEKGRPTSTNPIASIFAWTRGLAYRGKFDDTPDVTHFANTLERVCIETVEGGQMTKDLALLVGHDTKWLDTQPFLEVLDQKLRAALS, from the coding sequence ATGGCAAAAATCAAGGTCAAGAATCCCGTTGTCGAAATGGATGGTGACGAGATGACCCGCATCATCTGGCATTTCATCCGCGAACGGCTGATCGTACCCTATCTGGATATCGACCTGAAATATTACGATCTCGGCATCCGCCACCGTGACGAGACGGACGACCGCGTGACCGTGGACGCCGCCGAAGCCGTGCGCCGCTACGGCGTGGGCGTGAAATGCGCCACGATCACCCCCGATGAGGCACGGGTCAAGGAATTCGGCCTGAAAAAGATGTGGCGTTCGCCCAACGGCACCATCCGCAACATCCTTGATGGCACGATCTTCCGTGAACCGATCATCTGCGCCAACGTGCCCCGCCTTGTCCCGCACTGGACCCAGCCGATCGTGATCGGCCGCCATGCCTATGGCGATATCTACCGCGCGGCGGAAACCCGCATTCCCGGCCCCGGCAAGGTCACGCTGCGCTACACCCCGGCCGATGGCGGGGCGGAGCAGGTGCTTGACGTACATGACTTCAAGGGTCCCGGCGTGGCGCTGGGCATGCACAATACCCGCGCCTCCATCGAAGGGTTCGCGCGTGCGTCCCTGTCCTACGGGCGCGACCGCAGGCTGCCGGTCTACCTGTCCACCAAGAACACCATCCTCAAGGCCTATGACGGCATGTTCAAGGATGTGTTCCAGGAGGTGTACGAGCGTGAATTCAAGGCCGATTTCGAGAAGCTGGGCCTGACCTACGAACACCGCCTGATCGATGACATGGTGGCCTGCGCGCTGAAGTGGAAGGGCGGCTATGTCTGGGCCTGCAAGAACTACGATGGCGATGTGGAAAGCGACATCGTGGCGCAGGGCTTCGGCAGCCTCGGGCTCATGACCTCGGTGCTGCTGAACCCGACCGGCGACGTGGTGGAAGCCGAGGCCGCCCATGGCACCGTCACCCGCCATTTCCGCGAATATGAGAAGGGCCGCCCCACCAGCACCAACCCCATCGCCTCCATCTTCGCATGGACGCGCGGGCTGGCCTATCGCGGCAAATTCGATGATACGCCGGATGTGACCCATTTCGCCAACACGCTGGAACGCGTGTGCATCGAGACGGTGGAAGGCGGCCAGATGACCAAGGATCTGGCCCTGCTGGTCGGCCATGACACCAAATGGCTCGATACCCAGCCGTTCCTGGAGGTGCTGGACCAGAAGCTGCGCGCCGCCCTGTCCTGA
- a CDS encoding aldose 1-epimerase family protein, which translates to MTEDIHVFGDGRLGASVRLHGAELCGLRADGRDLLWGGQEPWRRQAPVLFPIVGRLVDDTAWIGGQGYRMTQHGFARDSEFRWLERDETGCRLELVDTAATRQMFPFAFSLVIEYRVAQGRLTVGYCVTNPDSTRVLPASLGAHPAFVWPLAPDVPKNRHVIEFDQPEPEGVRRLRDGLLLPESFPTPIKGRVLHLDESLFAQDALILDRPASRGVTYRIPDGPGLRLTWDGFAQLGIWMKPGGDFICIEPWHGLASPVGFTGEFSTRPGVFHLQPGQEWRASWQVGCI; encoded by the coding sequence ATGACGGAAGATATCCATGTCTTTGGCGATGGTCGCCTTGGCGCCAGCGTGCGGCTGCATGGGGCCGAACTGTGCGGCCTGCGCGCCGATGGCCGGGATCTGCTGTGGGGCGGGCAGGAACCGTGGCGGCGGCAGGCGCCCGTGCTGTTTCCCATCGTGGGGCGGCTTGTGGATGATACGGCGTGGATCGGCGGTCAGGGCTACCGCATGACGCAGCACGGTTTCGCCCGGGACAGCGAATTCCGCTGGCTTGAGCGCGACGAGACGGGCTGCCGCCTGGAACTGGTGGATACGGCTGCCACGCGCCAGATGTTTCCCTTCGCCTTCAGTCTGGTCATCGAGTACCGCGTGGCGCAGGGGCGGCTGACGGTGGGGTACTGCGTCACCAACCCCGATTCCACCCGCGTTCTGCCCGCATCGCTGGGCGCGCATCCGGCTTTCGTATGGCCGCTTGCGCCCGATGTGCCCAAGAACCGGCATGTTATCGAATTCGACCAGCCCGAGCCGGAAGGCGTGCGCCGCCTCAGGGATGGCCTGCTGCTGCCCGAATCCTTTCCCACCCCCATAAAGGGGCGTGTGCTGCATCTGGACGAATCGCTGTTCGCCCAGGATGCGCTGATTCTGGACCGGCCCGCCAGCCGGGGCGTCACCTACCGTATTCCCGACGGTCCCGGCCTGCGGCTGACATGGGATGGATTCGCGCAGTTGGGCATATGGATGAAACCGGGCGGGGACTTCATCTGTATCGAGCCATGGCACGGGCTGGCCAGCCCGGTCGGGTTCACGGGCGAATTTTCCACCCGTCCCGGCGTGTTCCATCTCCAGCCGGGGCAGGAATGGCGGGCATCGTGGCAGGTTGGCTGTATCTGA
- the bluB gene encoding 5,6-dimethylbenzimidazole synthase, which produces MTIMPEFPPLFMDQLHDLFRWRRDVRHFRRDRVPEPVLDELLRVACLAPSVGLSEPWRFVRVDDPRRRDAVRQDFTRCNAEALADRTGADAQRYARLKLAGLDDAPHHIAVLSHPEPAQGRGLGRGTMPQTTTWSTVMAIHTFWLAATAVGVGVGWVSIIDPERIRAILDVEPTLELVAYLCVGYPAEVASTPELERRGWERRAPERREWIRR; this is translated from the coding sequence ATGACCATCATGCCCGAATTCCCCCCCCTGTTCATGGACCAGTTGCACGACCTGTTCCGCTGGCGGCGCGACGTGCGGCATTTCCGGCGTGATCGGGTGCCGGAGCCTGTGCTGGATGAACTGTTGCGTGTCGCCTGCCTTGCGCCCTCGGTCGGGTTGAGCGAGCCATGGCGTTTCGTGCGCGTGGATGACCCGCGCCGCCGGGATGCGGTCAGGCAGGATTTTACCCGCTGCAATGCCGAGGCACTGGCGGACCGGACCGGGGCTGACGCCCAACGCTATGCCCGCCTGAAACTGGCGGGACTGGATGACGCGCCGCATCACATCGCCGTACTGTCCCACCCCGAACCCGCGCAGGGGCGGGGCCTGGGGCGTGGGACCATGCCGCAGACGACCACATGGTCCACGGTCATGGCCATTCATACATTCTGGCTGGCGGCGACGGCGGTGGGGGTTGGGGTCGGGTGGGTGTCCATTATCGACCCTGAGCGGATCCGGGCCATTCTGGATGTGGAACCGACACTGGAACTGGTAGCCTATCTGTGCGTGGGCTACCCGGCGGAGGTTGCCAGCACGCCGGAACTGGAGCGCAGGGGCTGGGAGCGGCGCGCGCCCGAACGGCGGGAATGGATACGGCGGTGA
- a CDS encoding phosphoethanolamine transferase translates to MNIPNGPYSSPWWRRLWHGAWPADALFGLMAALVLLPACTALQGVVRAGAVWLVLALACNSRRVLVALFWPVVALLPAALYYIHISGVPPGYPLWLILFYCSVPVVLGYVRPVLPFLCLWVGVWSVLVGLYLARPRGPVVRWGPVARAVGAAVLLAWIVVPTVRLWQHLPPTRGGTENPMVAIHSRFDRAWPWSLLTGYVAARRETRRVTDMARRISHEPVHFLTPPQPGTPQVIVLAIGESARRDHHHLYGYGVPTTPEMEQVTDLLRFDDMVTPFDYTVGAVPVILSGYDRLRPGSTPGHDLVSVFNAAGYDTWWISNHPRLGPYDSVIGAYSEQADHIAYTTVHGGLMSRPVLDERMLPVVDGAIRGAKGPVFIVLHLFGSHENAADRYPAAFGGVGAPYDDSIAYTDHILAHVVATLRAHGGPAALFYVSDHGVRVNECTAGIPMHGDVRAAYEIPFYLWTSAAWQAAHPQAVQAARDNLHAPLTLGALPASVLDAAGLGYVGADMDMSALSPHPARPRRIVHGDGSANRDVDYDHSHDDANCHITRDQETVSK, encoded by the coding sequence ATGAACATCCCGAATGGACCGTATTCCAGCCCGTGGTGGCGTCGCCTGTGGCATGGGGCGTGGCCCGCCGATGCGCTGTTTGGCCTTATGGCCGCGCTGGTGCTTTTGCCCGCCTGCACGGCGTTGCAGGGGGTGGTGCGCGCGGGGGCGGTGTGGCTGGTGCTGGCGCTGGCCTGCAACAGCAGGCGGGTGCTGGTGGCGCTGTTCTGGCCTGTGGTCGCGCTGCTGCCGGCGGCGCTGTACTACATCCACATAAGCGGCGTGCCGCCGGGCTATCCCCTGTGGCTGATCCTGTTCTACTGCTCCGTTCCGGTCGTGCTGGGCTATGTGCGGCCCGTGCTGCCGTTCCTGTGCCTGTGGGTGGGGGTGTGGAGCGTGCTGGTGGGGCTGTACCTCGCCCGCCCGCGCGGTCCGGTGGTACGCTGGGGGCCGGTGGCGCGTGCAGTCGGCGCGGCCGTGCTGCTGGCATGGATCGTGGTGCCGACGGTGCGGTTGTGGCAGCACCTGCCCCCCACGCGCGGCGGGACCGAAAACCCGATGGTGGCCATTCATTCCCGTTTCGACCGGGCATGGCCATGGAGCCTGCTGACGGGCTATGTCGCCGCCCGGCGTGAAACACGGCGCGTGACCGACATGGCCCGGCGCATCAGCCATGAACCCGTGCATTTCCTGACCCCGCCGCAGCCCGGCACGCCGCAGGTCATCGTGCTGGCCATAGGGGAAAGCGCGCGGCGCGACCACCATCACCTGTATGGTTACGGCGTGCCCACCACCCCGGAAATGGAACAGGTCACGGACCTGCTGCGTTTTGATGACATGGTGACCCCCTTCGATTACACGGTCGGCGCGGTGCCGGTCATCCTGTCGGGTTATGACCGGCTGCGTCCGGGTTCCACGCCGGGGCATGACCTCGTATCGGTGTTCAACGCGGCGGGATACGATACATGGTGGATCAGCAACCACCCCCGCCTTGGCCCGTATGACAGTGTGATCGGCGCCTATTCCGAGCAGGCGGACCATATTGCCTATACCACCGTCCATGGCGGGCTGATGAGCCGCCCGGTGCTGGATGAACGCATGCTGCCGGTGGTGGATGGTGCGATCAGGGGGGCGAAGGGGCCGGTCTTCATCGTGCTGCATCTGTTCGGCAGCCATGAAAACGCGGCCGACCGCTACCCCGCCGCGTTTGGCGGGGTTGGCGCGCCCTATGATGACAGCATCGCCTATACCGACCATATTCTGGCGCATGTGGTCGCCACCCTGCGGGCCCATGGCGGCCCGGCGGCGCTGTTTTACGTATCGGACCATGGGGTGCGGGTGAATGAATGCACCGCCGGCATCCCGATGCATGGGGATGTGCGCGCGGCCTATGAGATCCCGTTCTATCTCTGGACATCCGCCGCCTGGCAGGCTGCCCACCCGCAGGCCGTACAGGCCGCGCGCGACAACCTGCATGCGCCGCTCACACTGGGGGCGCTGCCCGCCAGTGTGCTGGATGCGGCGGGGCTGGGGTACGTGGGCGCGGATATGGACATGTCCGCGCTGTCACCCCATCCCGCCCGCCCCCGGCGCATCGTGCATGGAGATGGCAGCGCCAATCGCGACGTGGATTACGACCACAGCCATGATGACGCGAACTGTCACATCACGCGGGACCAGGAGACTGTTTCAAAATAA
- a CDS encoding TIGR00645 family protein produces the protein MHDQTPAAPPRPTTPHETPGLEGGLERLFFGARWICAPLYFGLTAGLLVILVKFLQTAWALVRNSYTLEFDDVFVGILDMIDLVLLANLLLIVMFAGYENFVSKLDVRNHRDFPDWIGHVTFGDIKIKLMASIVAMSAIHVLADFIRVNDISSRTLGWSVGIHLAFVVSGLMLALMDRMMEDPASQENTRPEQH, from the coding sequence ATGCATGACCAGACCCCCGCCGCACCGCCCCGGCCCACCACCCCACACGAAACCCCGGGACTGGAAGGCGGGCTGGAGCGCCTGTTCTTTGGCGCGCGCTGGATATGCGCGCCGCTTTACTTCGGCCTGACGGCGGGACTGCTGGTCATTTTGGTCAAGTTCCTCCAGACCGCGTGGGCCCTGGTGCGCAACAGCTACACGCTGGAATTCGATGATGTGTTCGTCGGCATCCTCGACATGATCGACCTTGTGCTGCTGGCCAACCTCCTGCTGATCGTGATGTTCGCGGGGTACGAGAATTTCGTTTCCAAGCTGGATGTCCGCAACCACCGCGATTTTCCCGACTGGATCGGTCACGTCACGTTCGGGGATATCAAGATCAAGCTCATGGCCTCCATCGTGGCCATGTCCGCCATTCATGTGCTGGCCGATTTCATCCGGGTCAACGACATATCCAGCCGCACGCTGGGGTGGAGCGTGGGCATCCATCTGGCCTTTGTCGTATCGGGGCTCATGCTGGCGCTGATGGACCGCATGATGGAAGACCCGGCCAGCCAGGAAAATACCCGGCCGGAACAGCATTAG
- a CDS encoding DedA family protein, with product MLHHLEYLFQHYGYGVITTIVMLESMGLPLPAETLIISASLYCAATHRLEIQWVALAAVLGAVVGDNIGYLIGRKVGLPLLQKYGARIRLTPERLLLGRFLFRHHGSAIVFFGRFVALLRVFVALLAGANHMPWPRFMLFNALGGLCWAGGYATGAYYLGRKVTQVSGPASIALGAAVTVGLVISVIFLRRNEQRLTQQALREARMEAAAQQEAGPA from the coding sequence CTGCTGCACCATCTTGAATATCTGTTCCAGCATTACGGCTACGGGGTGATTACGACAATCGTGATGCTGGAAAGCATGGGCCTTCCGCTGCCGGCGGAAACGCTGATCATTTCCGCCTCCCTTTACTGTGCCGCCACGCATCGCCTTGAAATCCAGTGGGTTGCGCTGGCCGCCGTGCTGGGCGCGGTGGTGGGGGACAATATCGGCTACCTGATCGGGCGCAAGGTCGGCCTGCCGCTGTTGCAAAAATATGGCGCGCGCATCCGTCTCACCCCGGAGCGGCTACTGCTGGGCCGTTTCCTATTCCGCCATCATGGCAGCGCCATCGTTTTCTTCGGGCGTTTCGTGGCCCTTCTGCGTGTATTCGTGGCGCTGCTGGCCGGGGCCAACCACATGCCATGGCCGCGCTTCATGCTGTTCAATGCGCTGGGCGGGTTATGCTGGGCGGGCGGGTACGCCACGGGTGCGTACTATCTCGGCCGCAAGGTCACGCAGGTTTCAGGTCCGGCCAGCATCGCGCTGGGGGCCGCGGTAACGGTGGGGCTGGTCATCAGCGTCATTTTCCTGCGCCGCAATGAACAGCGCCTGACGCAGCAGGCCCTGCGCGAAGCCCGCATGGAAGCTGCGGCGCAGCAGGAAGCCGGGCCGGCGTGA
- the rlmB gene encoding 23S rRNA (guanosine(2251)-2'-O)-methyltransferase RlmB, producing the protein MNMRTPRRRGASSAPHSTSSTRPASERGGRGGRGVASAPRGTCWLYGLHAVQAALENPARKPRQLLVTAEAQETLAARLEGGLPIQAVRTERARLDTLCGPDAVHQGMALLVDMLTPPDLDTVLEQPGPVLVLDQVTDPRNVGAILRSAAAFGAVAVVMQDRNAPEETGTLARAASGALEIVPLIRVVNLSRMLEALKTRGLWVVGLDAGGGILDGASFSQRRVALVLGAEGAGLRRLTREHCDEIAGLAMSSHMESLNVSNAAAVALYEMYRHR; encoded by the coding sequence ATGAACATGCGCACACCCCGCCGTCGCGGCGCGTCATCCGCGCCGCATTCCACTTCTTCCACCCGTCCCGCTTCCGAGCGGGGCGGCCGTGGCGGCCGTGGCGTAGCCTCGGCCCCGCGTGGCACATGCTGGCTGTACGGGCTGCATGCCGTGCAGGCGGCGCTGGAAAACCCGGCCCGCAAGCCGCGCCAGCTTCTGGTCACGGCGGAAGCGCAGGAAACGCTGGCCGCAAGGCTGGAAGGGGGCCTGCCCATCCAGGCCGTGCGGACCGAGCGCGCCCGGCTTGATACGTTATGCGGGCCGGATGCGGTGCATCAGGGCATGGCGCTGCTGGTGGACATGCTGACCCCGCCCGATCTGGATACCGTGCTGGAACAGCCGGGGCCGGTTCTGGTGCTCGATCAGGTCACGGATCCGCGCAACGTGGGCGCGATCCTGCGCTCGGCGGCGGCGTTCGGCGCGGTGGCGGTCGTGATGCAGGACCGGAACGCACCGGAGGAAACCGGCACGCTGGCGCGCGCGGCGTCCGGCGCGCTGGAAATCGTGCCGCTGATACGGGTGGTCAACCTCTCCCGCATGCTTGAAGCCCTCAAGACCCGTGGGCTGTGGGTGGTCGGGCTGGATGCGGGGGGCGGCATACTGGATGGCGCGTCCTTCAGCCAGCGGCGTGTCGCGCTGGTGCTGGGCGCGGAAGGGGCGGGCCTGCGGCGGCTGACACGCGAGCATTGCGATGAAATCGCGGGTCTGGCCATGAGCAGCCACATGGAAAGCCTGAACGTATCCAACGCCGCGGCGGTCGCGCTGTACGAAATGTACCGCCACCGTTAG
- a CDS encoding GDSL-type esterase/lipase family protein has protein sequence MRICFIGDSYVTGTGDEACQGWAGRLCAMERRGGRDVTLYNLGVRGQTSRDIARRWRQETAPRLDGRDEGGIVLSYGVNDCTCATGGRPRVAPAESLEITRLILKQARQLCPVLMVGPPPVGREDPDARTHALSAAMADLCAQLAVPFLPIWEPLRMDPLWCAEIAHGDGAHPAGGGYAALARLVHQWPAWRAWMRTVAPFGAQA, from the coding sequence ATGCGAATCTGTTTTATCGGTGACAGTTACGTCACGGGAACGGGCGATGAAGCCTGTCAGGGCTGGGCCGGACGCCTGTGCGCCATGGAGCGTCGGGGTGGGCGGGATGTCACCCTCTACAATCTTGGCGTACGGGGGCAGACCAGCCGCGACATCGCACGGCGCTGGCGGCAGGAGACTGCGCCACGTCTCGATGGCCGCGATGAGGGCGGTATCGTCCTGTCATACGGGGTCAATGACTGTACATGCGCCACGGGCGGGCGGCCACGGGTCGCCCCGGCGGAAAGCCTCGAGATCACGCGGCTGATACTCAAGCAGGCGCGCCAGCTCTGCCCGGTGCTGATGGTGGGGCCACCGCCCGTGGGGCGGGAGGATCCCGATGCACGCACCCATGCCCTTTCCGCCGCCATGGCGGATCTGTGCGCGCAACTGGCCGTGCCCTTCCTGCCCATATGGGAGCCCCTGCGCATGGACCCGCTGTGGTGCGCCGAAATCGCGCATGGTGACGGCGCGCACCCGGCGGGCGGGGGGTACGCCGCGCTGGCCCGGCTGGTCCATCAATGGCCCGCGTGGCGGGCATGGATGCGTACGGTCGCACCCTTTGGCGCGCAGGCATGA
- a CDS encoding CHRD domain-containing protein has product MSRFPTLPVLVVASMAVASPALAATVRLEGHFTAEHGATSHPDGLVRAALNTRTNLVKYTLTWTGLSGPVVAAHFHGPAPVGEEAGVLVPIPAPYKSGQRGAVLLSSEQAQALRNGQIYVNLHTAALPNGEARAQLAPVTTEAAK; this is encoded by the coding sequence ATGTCCCGTTTTCCCACCCTGCCCGTCCTTGTCGTGGCCAGCATGGCGGTGGCGTCGCCCGCCCTGGCGGCAACCGTAAGGCTTGAGGGCCATTTCACGGCGGAACACGGGGCCACGTCCCACCCCGATGGTCTGGTTCGCGCGGCGCTCAATACCCGCACCAACCTGGTAAAATACACACTCACATGGACCGGGCTGAGCGGGCCGGTAGTGGCCGCGCATTTCCACGGCCCCGCCCCGGTGGGTGAGGAGGCGGGTGTGCTCGTGCCCATTCCGGCCCCCTACAAATCCGGCCAGCGTGGTGCCGTCCTGCTTTCATCCGAGCAGGCGCAGGCCCTTCGGAACGGGCAGATTTACGTCAACCTGCATACGGCCGCCCTGCCCAATGGGGAGGCACGCGCCCAGTTGGCCCCGGTTACGACCGAGGCGGCAAAGTAG
- a CDS encoding SDR family oxidoreductase: MPDDSSPSSSRRAVLTGVAAGIVTATAAGRARAADVAAPPAPLVDPENAYPRPPFPEQSQPWPGLAGKMTPRPDHGETSYRGSGRLAGRKALITGGDSGLGRAAAIAYAREGADVAIAYLPQEEPDAREVIALIRAEGRKAVALPGDLRDRKYCASVVERAHAELGGLDILVSNAGFQRHQASILDITDEQFDETFHTNIYALFYLSRAAIPLMPRGGAIIATASVNAFSPSEILLDYSATKGAIVAFVKSLAKQMVHRGIRVNAVAPGPFWTALQISGGQTEENIHNFGAETPMGRAGQPVELAPVYVLLASSAASYITGQVYAASGGTGVG, from the coding sequence ATGCCTGACGACAGTTCTCCTTCCTCATCGCGTCGCGCGGTCCTGACCGGGGTTGCCGCCGGTATTGTCACGGCAACCGCCGCGGGCCGGGCGCGGGCGGCGGATGTGGCCGCCCCGCCAGCCCCGCTGGTCGATCCGGAAAACGCCTATCCCCGCCCGCCGTTCCCCGAACAGTCGCAGCCATGGCCCGGCCTTGCGGGAAAAATGACGCCGCGCCCCGACCATGGTGAAACCAGCTACCGTGGTTCCGGTCGGCTCGCGGGGCGCAAGGCCCTGATTACGGGGGGGGATTCCGGTCTTGGCCGGGCGGCGGCCATTGCCTATGCGCGTGAGGGGGCGGATGTCGCCATCGCCTATCTGCCGCAGGAAGAACCCGATGCGCGGGAAGTCATCGCCCTGATCCGGGCGGAGGGACGCAAGGCGGTGGCCCTACCCGGTGACCTGCGGGATCGTAAATACTGCGCCAGCGTTGTCGAACGCGCGCATGCGGAACTGGGCGGGCTGGACATACTGGTCAGCAATGCGGGCTTCCAGCGCCATCAGGCCTCGATCCTGGATATTACCGACGAACAGTTCGACGAGACATTCCACACCAACATCTACGCGCTGTTCTACCTGAGCCGGGCGGCCATTCCCCTTATGCCGCGCGGGGGGGCGATCATCGCCACGGCTTCGGTCAACGCGTTCAGCCCTTCGGAGATCCTGCTTGATTATTCCGCGACGAAAGGGGCCATTGTCGCCTTCGTCAAATCACTGGCCAAGCAGATGGTCCATCGGGGCATCCGGGTGAACGCGGTCGCCCCCGGCCCGTTCTGGACGGCGCTCCAGATCAGCGGTGGCCAGACCGAGGAAAACATCCATAATTTCGGCGCGGAAACCCCCATGGGCCGCGCGGGCCAGCCCGTGGAACTTGCGCCGGTCTATGTTCTGCTGGCCTCATCGGCGGCCAGTTACATCACCGGGCAGGTCTATGCGGCCTCCGGCGGGACGGGCGTGGGGTAG
- a CDS encoding RidA family protein has translation MTILRLQPEERLAGAVVHGGVVYLAGQVADDPTLDAQGQTADILRQIDALLAEAGTSSARLLSVQIFLRDMNDMAAMNRAWDAWLDPRCKPARATVEARLADPRWKVEITAIAALP, from the coding sequence ATGACCATCTTGCGCCTGCAACCTGAAGAACGGCTGGCCGGCGCGGTGGTGCATGGCGGCGTGGTTTATCTGGCCGGACAGGTCGCGGATGACCCGACACTTGATGCGCAGGGCCAGACGGCGGATATCCTGCGCCAGATCGACGCCCTGCTGGCGGAGGCCGGGACCAGCAGCGCCCGTCTGCTGTCGGTGCAGATTTTCCTGCGCGACATGAACGACATGGCCGCCATGAACCGGGCATGGGACGCATGGCTCGACCCCAGGTGCAAACCTGCCCGCGCCACGGTGGAAGCCCGGCTGGCCGACCCGCGCTGGAAGGTCGAGATTACCGCCATCGCAGCCCTGCCCTGA
- a CDS encoding cupin domain-containing protein, with protein MPRLYLAMAACLSLAATASAAGHAQTVASGHRDILLQTDHAWNGMTYGNYPTTQPELTMIRLTIPAHTALPWHTHPVPNAGYVLEGQLTIHDRETGKSRTFHQGEAFAESVNDTHRGESGDTRTVVLLTYAGTPGTPTSIPAKGEKPEY; from the coding sequence ATGCCGAGATTATACCTTGCCATGGCTGCCTGCCTGTCACTGGCCGCAACCGCCAGCGCGGCGGGCCATGCCCAGACCGTCGCCTCCGGCCATCGGGACATCCTGCTTCAGACCGACCATGCATGGAATGGCATGACGTATGGGAACTATCCCACCACCCAGCCGGAACTGACTATGATCCGGCTGACCATTCCCGCCCATACCGCCCTGCCATGGCATACCCACCCCGTGCCGAACGCCGGCTACGTGCTGGAAGGGCAGTTGACGATTCATGACCGCGAAACCGGAAAAAGCAGAACCTTTCACCAGGGTGAGGCGTTTGCTGAATCGGTCAATGACACGCATCGCGGTGAATCGGGCGATACCCGGACCGTCGTGCTCCTGACCTATGCCGGAACGCCGGGCACCCCCACATCCATCCCCGCCAAGGGAGAAAAGCCGGAATACTGA